A genomic region of Nitrospirota bacterium contains the following coding sequences:
- a CDS encoding CoA-binding protein — translation MSEDIERILKTAKTIAVVGISNKLGRPSLTVANYLKSQGYDIIPVNPTITEVLGEKCYPDLESFPGDIDVVDIFRKSQDTMPIVESAIRKGVKAVWMQEGIVNEEAAQKARKAGLMVVMDRCMLKEHMKRKEEKNA, via the coding sequence ATGAGTGAAGATATAGAACGGATTTTAAAGACAGCCAAGACCATTGCTGTGGTCGGCATCTCAAACAAACTTGGGCGTCCCAGTCTGACTGTAGCGAACTATCTAAAGAGCCAGGGGTACGATATCATTCCGGTAAATCCCACTATTACAGAGGTCCTTGGGGAGAAGTGCTATCCGGACTTGGAATCTTTCCCCGGAGATATCGATGTGGTGGACATCTTCAGGAAATCTCAGGATACTATGCCGATTGTCGAATCGGCCATCAGAAAAGGGGTAAAGGCGGTCTGGATGCAGGAAGGCATAGTAAACGAAGAGGCTGCCCAGAAGGCGAGGAAAGCGGGATTAATGGTTGTCATGGACCGGTGTATGCTTAAAGAACATATGAAAAGGAAGGAAGAGAAAAATGCCTGA